A window of Variovorax sp. HW608 genomic DNA:
TCGGCAATTGCCGCTGCCAGCCTCTCGATGGCCTTCTCGTCGCCGCCGGCGACGGCCTCGACCAAGTCGCCCGACAGCGCCACGCCCGGCGGCACCGCCAGGCCGTGATGCACGGCATCGCCGAGGCCCACCGCCTTGGAGCCGAAGAGCGCAGCGTCGCGCGCCTTCGCAAAAGGGACGACGTGCTGCTTCACCCGAGCACCGTGACCTCGCCGGCATCGCCGTCGACGCGCAGGCGCATGCCGTCGCTGATGCGCTCGGTGGCCTCGCGCGTGCCGACCACGCCGGGTATGCCGTATTCGCGCGCGACGATCGCCGCATGCGACAGCAAGCCACCATTGTCGGTGACGATGCCGCCCAGCAGCGGCAGCAGGATGTTGAAGGCCTCGGTCGTCGATTCGGTGACGAGCACGTCGCCCTGCTGGATGCGGCCGAACTCCGACGGGCCCGAGACGCGCCGCGCCGGGCCTTCATAGACCCCCTTGCTGGCGGCCAGCCCGTAGAGCATCTTGTCTTCATTGGTGGCCTGGGCGCTGCCGAACACATGGCCCAGCGCGATGAAGGTCGCGCGCATCAGGCGGGCCACATGCGGCGGCAGCGCCGCCAGGTCCGGCGGCGGCGGGGGCGGCGGGCCGAGCAGCGGCGGCACGTCCTTGGCGGTGTGCGCCGCGCGATAGGCGGCGCGCTGTGCCAGCTCCTCGGCCATGGGGCCGCCACTGGCGGCAACCAGCGCGCACATCTCGTCGATGCCGGCGTCCAGCATGTGCAATGGGGTGGCGATGCGGCCGCGCGCCGACACGCGCCGGCCGGCCGCCAGCGCCGCGCGCCGCATCAGGCCAGAGGCCCAGATGTCACTGTAGACACCGCGCTCGTCGCGCAGCCGGTACATCAAGCGGGCCTCGCCCAGCAATTCATCGAACTGCGCCTGGTGCGCCGCCGGCACGCGGGCACGCACCTCGGCAACGCGCACGTCCAGGTCCGACGCGACCGCGGCTTCGCCCGACAACGCGATGCGCAGCGAGCGCAGCAGCGGCTCGGGCAGCTCGAGTGCCGTGGGCTCGGCGATGTCGAAGCCGTCGATCAGTCGGTGACCGACCAAGTCGAGATAGCCGCGCACCGCCGCGCCGGCCTCGCCGCCGAGCGTGCGCAGACGTTCGAGCAGCTGCACCGGGTCGCCGTCGCTGGCTAGCAGCGTGCGTGCCGCCGCGTCCGCGGCGAAGGCGCCCTTCAGGCGCACCATCTCGTCGGATCCGCCGGACGAGACCTCGGCCGAGCCGCGCATCAGGCCCAGCAGCTCCGACGTTGGCAGCTCGGTCCAGTCACCCGCATGGGCGAGGAAGTCGCCGACCGGCAGCACAGCGCCGCCGGTGAAGCGCATGTGCTGCGTGATCATCGCCGCGTGATGGTCGCGGCAGCGCCGCAGATAGGCCACCAGCTCGGCGTCGGACAGCGCGTCCGCGTCGACAAGTTGCAGCTCGCGGTGCATCGCGATTGCCGCGGGCTTGCACTGGTTGTCCCATTCGCGCAGCTGCTCGCGCCAGAGCTTTTGCGCATAGACCTGCTCGGCGCGCCGGAAGCGTTCGGGCAGCTCGGATTCCGGTGCCGGCACCACCTGGTTGTAGCCGAAGCCCTGCACGTAGGCCATCTGCAGGCCATCGATGAGCATGCCGTAGTAGCGCGCAAAGGCTTGCGTGCCGGCGCGGAACGGGTCTGGGTGCATCTCCTGGAAGTAGCGCGTCATAGGCCGCGGGAAGTGCACGCCGTCCTGTTTCCACGGGCCGGGCCCGGGCGGCTCGATGGGCAGTTTGATGCTCAGGTCGTGTGCTGTCATCGTGCTATCTCCTTGTGAGGATCCGCCCGTGCCTACGACCATGCCGTAGACTCGGAAAGGATACTCCCGCGGCGGCGTCTGCGCGGTGATCCATGTTCTGACGCGCCGTAGCAAGCTTGAGCCCAGCCCGGGTGCTTGACGTGGGCGTTTACCTGGGCGCCCTCCTTCTGGCGAGGAGCGGTCGCTCAGTGGCGGCGTAGAACGGCGCAGCGACAATCGCTAAAGTTCGCGCGAATGCGGCACCTGCCATTCCACCCGGTACGCCAGCGGCAGGCGCTGCGTGGGGACGGTGCGACTCAATGATCTTCACTGCGGCCAGCATGGCCACCCTCCAGGGTCAGCAGCCCTAGTGGCACCACGCGAGGGTGGCTAGTGTCGTGAGTTAGAAGTTCATTGAACTAATCTGATGGCGTCGAATCGATCGTGTACCGTGTACACACGACGAGGCGACCATGCGAGGAAGACCCAAGGCAGAACTGGTGCTGAGCGAAGCCGAACGCGAGCAACTCACGGCGCTGACGCTGCGGCGTAAGACCGCACAGGCGCTGGCGTTGCGCGCTCGCATTGTTCTGGCCTGCGCCGAAGGAGTGGACAACAAGGTGGTTGCAGGCCGCCAGCGCGTGACGCAGCAGACGGTTTCGAAGTGGCGTGCCCGATTCGTCGAGCATCGGCTGGACGGGCTGCTGGACGCCCCTCGGCCTGGCGCACCGCGAACGATCGACGACGCGCGCGTCGACGCCGTGATCGCCAAGACGCTGGAGAGCACCCCCGTCGCGGCGACGCATTGGAGCACCCGCACCATGGCGCGCGAAACCGGGATGTCCCAAACGGCCGTGTCTCGCATCTGGCGTGCCTTCGGACTTCAACCTCATCGCCAGGAGACCTTCAAGCTCTCCAACGATCCACTGTTCGTCGAGAAGGTGCGCGACATCGTCGGGCTTTACCTTGATCCGCCGCTCAAGGCGATGGTGCTGTGCGTGGACGAGAAGAGCCAAATTCAGGCACTCGATCGCACGCAACCCTTGCTGCCGCTGGCGCCAGGCATCCCCGAGCGGCGTACCCACGACTACGAGCGCCATGGCACCACCACGCTGTTTGCGGCGTTGGACATTGCCACCGGCTCGGTCATCGGGGACTTGCATCGCCGCCATCGAAGCACCGAATTCCTGCAGTTCCTGCGCACCATCGAGGCCAACGTGCCGCAAGTGCTGGACATCCACCTCGTGATGGACAACTACGGAACACACAAGACTCCTGCAATCAGGAACTGGCTTGCCCGGCATCCGCGCTTTCACGTGCACTTCACGCCGACCTCTGCGTCTTGGCTGAACCAGGTCGAACGCTGGTTTGCCACCCTGACGCAAAAGTACATCCGCCGCGGCACTCATCGCTCCACACGACAACTCGAACAGGCGATCAGGCACTACATCAAGCACAACAATGACGACCCCAAGCCGTTCGTCTGGTCCAAGACCGCCGACAACATCCTCGCAAGTGTCGAGAGATTTTGTTTGCGAACTTCTAACTCACGACACTAGAGCCCTCCCGAACGAACCTCTGTTTCGCTTCGAGCTGCAAGCAACGGCTTGTGCGGCACCGCGCGCCGCGGTAGCCTCCCGACGGGCAAATCTCTGGGTGCAACTGGAGGTGCAGATGGAAGCCTCGCTCTCGCGTCTTCGCAGCAAGCTTGAGGAGGTGCAGCACAGCGTCGAGGGCTCGAAGTTGTCCTGGGCGCGCGAGTCGGCCTTCGACTTCGCCGAGCGACTGGGGCACGTGCTTGATCTCTTTGAGGAAATCGACGCGCTCATCCTCAGGCGCCACGCCGATCCGGCCTCGATCGAGTCTTTGCGCGCACTGATGTCCGATCAGCTGGGGCAGATTAACGAACTCCTGGAGTTGGAGCTCGCGCCAGCCCTTGCGGCTGAGGATCGGGCGGCAGCTATGCCGGTCGTGGCCGCCTTGGACGCGGCGATCGCCCATACCGAGGAAACCTGGTCGGCCATCCAGACGGCGGCCGGCGGGTCGCCTTAGGCGGCTTTGGCTCGGCCGGCGGCTGGCCAGCAGGCGCGCGCCAGAAAAAGAAATCCCCGGCCAGTAAGCTGCCGCTGCCTGCCGAGCTCGGCGGCAGTGCGCCCGTTGCGGTCATCGGGCATGGGCGATGACCGACCCAAGAGCGGACTCCGCCCTCAGGGTGGCCACGGGTCGCGGGGCCGGTCAGCCCTCACTTGTACGCGGCCGGGTCCGGTGAGTCGGACGGGTTGGTGAAAAGGTTCGATATCGCCGCGCTCGGCGGCATGTTGAGGTTGATGCCCTTGGGCGGGATCGGGCTCTGGAACCACTTGGCGTAGAGCTTGGCCGCCTCTCCGCTCTTGTAGGTGGCAACCATCGCCGCGTCGACCACCTTCTTGAAGGCCGGATCGTCCTTTCGCAACATGATCCCGTAGGGCTCGGGCAGCGACAGCGCCTCGCTCGAGATTTGCCACTGATCCGGGTTGGCGTGATTGGCGGCCTGAACGGCCAGCATGACGTCGTCCTGCACGAAGGCCGCGGCGCGACCGCTTTCGACCATCGGCAACCCTTCATTTAGATTGCTGACGGCAAGAATGTTGAGGCCCAGGTTCCGCGCCGCATTCAGCTCGGTGATTTGCTTGAGATTCGGAGTGCTCGCCCGCGATACGACAGTCTTGCCCTTGAGGTCTTCCAGCTTTGTGAGGTTGTCGGCCTTCCTGGTAAGAAAGCGGCTCACCGCCAGGAAGTGCGTCATCGTGTAGGCGACCTGCCTCTGGCGCTCGGCGTTGTTGGTGGCCGAGCTGCATTCCATGTCGATGGTGCCGGCGACCAGCAGCGGGATACGGTCGCTCGGGGATGTCGGCAGATAGGTGACCTTCAGCACAGGCAGGTTCAGCTCGGCCTTGATCGCGTCGACCACGCGGGCGCACAGATCAATCGCGAAGCCAACGTGCTGCCCGTCCGCGATGTAGGCGAAGGGGATCGCGATGGGATGGCCGATCGCGATGGCGCCCGAGGCCTTGATCTTGTCGAGCGTCCCCTGCTGGGCCCATGCGCTCAGCGCCAATGCGGCCAGCGCCGCGAACGTGGCAGCTCTCTTTACCATGCTCATGATCGTGCTCCAGAGCCGCGAAGCAAGGATTGGGGTCCGGCACTGTGCGGCCGGCGGGCTGGCAACGCAAGCGCCAGCAGGGGTCTCTCACCAGCTTTCGCTGCTGCTGGCAGCCGTCATGCAGCGATGTCCGCTCCTGGCCCGGGAGCGGCAGTCTAGGCGCGATCTGCTGGCCTACTCGGCGGGTTCGCGACCGTGAGCTCGCACCGGGAATGGCGTCGCACTCAACAAGTAATGCTGTCGCTCCTGCAGAGTCGGTGGCTGTCACGCGACAGAATCTCTTGAATTTCCAAGCTGGACGCGACAGCCACTTAGGCGCGAATACTGACGCACGCGCACCTCGACTGCGTCATTAACTCCCTGCTTTGCGCCGATTTGCGTCAATAAACCCGACATCACGGCGAAGCATGACCGAGCCTAGAGGGCTTGAGGCCAATTTGGGAGACAGAGCCCGCGCTCAAGCTGCAGCGCTGACCGGATTCTCGGCGACCCCGTCCCGCCG
This region includes:
- a CDS encoding PEP-utilizing enzyme; this translates as MTAHDLSIKLPIEPPGPGPWKQDGVHFPRPMTRYFQEMHPDPFRAGTQAFARYYGMLIDGLQMAYVQGFGYNQVVPAPESELPERFRRAEQVYAQKLWREQLREWDNQCKPAAIAMHRELQLVDADALSDAELVAYLRRCRDHHAAMITQHMRFTGGAVLPVGDFLAHAGDWTELPTSELLGLMRGSAEVSSGGSDEMVRLKGAFAADAAARTLLASDGDPVQLLERLRTLGGEAGAAVRGYLDLVGHRLIDGFDIAEPTALELPEPLLRSLRIALSGEAAVASDLDVRVAEVRARVPAAHQAQFDELLGEARLMYRLRDERGVYSDIWASGLMRRAALAAGRRVSARGRIATPLHMLDAGIDEMCALVAASGGPMAEELAQRAAYRAAHTAKDVPPLLGPPPPPPPDLAALPPHVARLMRATFIALGHVFGSAQATNEDKMLYGLAASKGVYEGPARRVSGPSEFGRIQQGDVLVTESTTEAFNILLPLLGGIVTDNGGLLSHAAIVAREYGIPGVVGTREATERISDGMRLRVDGDAGEVTVLG
- a CDS encoding IS630 family transposase; the protein is MRGRPKAELVLSEAEREQLTALTLRRKTAQALALRARIVLACAEGVDNKVVAGRQRVTQQTVSKWRARFVEHRLDGLLDAPRPGAPRTIDDARVDAVIAKTLESTPVAATHWSTRTMARETGMSQTAVSRIWRAFGLQPHRQETFKLSNDPLFVEKVRDIVGLYLDPPLKAMVLCVDEKSQIQALDRTQPLLPLAPGIPERRTHDYERHGTTTLFAALDIATGSVIGDLHRRHRSTEFLQFLRTIEANVPQVLDIHLVMDNYGTHKTPAIRNWLARHPRFHVHFTPTSASWLNQVERWFATLTQKYIRRGTHRSTRQLEQAIRHYIKHNNDDPKPFVWSKTADNILASVERFCLRTSNSRH
- a CDS encoding amino acid ABC transporter substrate-binding protein; translation: MSMVKRAATFAALAALALSAWAQQGTLDKIKASGAIAIGHPIAIPFAYIADGQHVGFAIDLCARVVDAIKAELNLPVLKVTYLPTSPSDRIPLLVAGTIDMECSSATNNAERQRQVAYTMTHFLAVSRFLTRKADNLTKLEDLKGKTVVSRASTPNLKQITELNAARNLGLNILAVSNLNEGLPMVESGRAAAFVQDDVMLAVQAANHANPDQWQISSEALSLPEPYGIMLRKDDPAFKKVVDAAMVATYKSGEAAKLYAKWFQSPIPPKGINLNMPPSAAISNLFTNPSDSPDPAAYK